The Scyliorhinus canicula chromosome 17, sScyCan1.1, whole genome shotgun sequence DNA window tttttatgaatggaaacggcaagtggctgaacaacgctagtaaagccagctggaaagctgttcgaatcgcgaacagctttcacagcagaatccactctgcagaaaccacacacaatgataccatttggaagttttagtttccaaaattaatttccaaaaaagtgactcgcatgatacatgaggtataccataaaatcatgttttggggacgaaaatttaggggtcgcatgatacgcgagatcgaatgatacgcgagtatatacggtacacTTAAAAGGCAAATCagccaaattatttatttttgaaaattaatCCGGTAGGAATTTGGAAGACAAGACAAAGTATTTTAGTTACCTTCAGGTAATGCGTTTGAAGCTAACTTGGCACCCAGCTACGAGAGGATGACTGTGAAGTGTTAGGATAGGACGGGTTAGTGGCAATGGGCTCCAAATTGAAATCAAGCCCTTCATCATCCATGAGGTCATGATCGATTATGTAATCAACGTCACAGTCAAGACTTTCCATGAACATATCCAAATCTAGATCTCGCGGAAAATTCTCAGAATTCAAATTCATCCCTACTGAAGAATTGGTGCTGCTGTTTGAGTTACGAGTGGACGGCAGGCCAAGTTGTAGAGCCTGGCTTACAGGTGTCTGGAGCTGGGCCTTCAAAGTAGGCATTTGGCTTGCATCGGGTGGAGGTCCCATCATACTCAGCGTGTTAGGTAAAGCATTAGCAATAGCAGATGTAGCCGATGGACCTGCAGATTTTCCTCGTTGACTAGTCTGGCTAACCTTTGACTCACCAGATGGGCTGCTGAGTGATTCAATGTTAAACAACAACAGATTTTCACTGTTCAGTCGACCACCTGTCTGTGGCATGACAGGGTCAACTTGGCTCATCATCACATCAGTATGAGTTGGCGAATCTGAAGTTAGGAGCGCTTCAAGAGTTGCAGGTACACTAAAGTGGGTCTGCACAGACGTTAGGTCAGAAGGATCGAAAAAAGAGTTTTCATAGGTAGAAGCCTGCGAACCAGAGGCTGAGTTTTGTTGTCTAAATGTGTAGGTTGAGCTTTGTTGCATCAAGCCAGTGGACAATGACTGCTGGGTTGACAATAATGTAGATGATGGAGACATGAGGTTCAAACTATCAATGAGTTCAAGTTCTTCTATTATGTTTTCAGTTAGGGTTGAGGGCAACTTGCTTGAAGTGCCAGAGTAGGCCAGTGCAGAATGTAGCTCATCTTCCAGATCTTCCTGTTCTGGCATTATGGGGGAGAGCCGCCCTGTACTTAACGTACTAGCATTTGAGCTTGTTCTTGGCCTAAAGCTAGTCCAGGCCTCAGAATCCTCATTGTTGCGAGAAGATGGACTTCCAGGCCACTTGGAAACTTGGGAACCAGGACTATCACCGTTCCCCTCTTGGGTTgcttgaagagcagcctttttcCGCGCTGCTCTCCCTTTGCTCTTCACAAGTTTACTATTATTGTCCATTGATGCGGCTCTTCTCCTGGGAGATTTCCCACTTTTCCCACCTTCAGGAT harbors:
- the foxo4 gene encoding forkhead box protein O1; the protein is MAEEASQAEIDPDFEPQSRPRSCTWPLPRPDLTTVKQEDSASGTPPEEEKQDVSDSSVVKSECETGLNAEVCSQVGATSAQRKSSARRNAWGHQSYADLITKAIESSPDKRLTLSQIYDWMVKSVPYFKDKGDSNSSAGWKNSIRHNLSLHSKFIRIHNEATGKSSWWILNPEGGKSGKSPRRRAASMDNNSKLVKSKGRAARKKAALQATQEGNGDSPGSQVSKWPGSPSSRNNEDSEAWTSFRPRTSSNASTLSTGRLSPIMPEQEDLEDELHSALAYSGTSSKLPSTLTENIIEELELIDSLNLMSPSSTLLSTQQSLSTGLMQQSSTYTFRQQNSASGSQASTYENSFFDPSDLTSVQTHFSVPATLEALLTSDSPTHTDVMMSQVDPVMPQTGGRLNSENLLLFNIESLSSPSGESKVSQTSQRGKSAGPSATSAIANALPNTLSMMGPPPDASQMPTLKAQLQTPVSQALQLGLPSTRNSNSSTNSSVGMNLNSENFPRDLDLDMFMESLDCDVDYIIDHDLMDDEGLDFNLEPIATNPSYPNTSQSSSRSWVPS